One Granulicella sp. 5B5 DNA window includes the following coding sequences:
- a CDS encoding NIPSNAP family protein: MERRAFMKSALATAATTSFASPPQPQQEFYELRKYTLRNGPQLALAQGYFERALIPALNRLGCSPIGAFKLDIGPETPTYYVLIPSTSAELLISLDTRLAADPEYIRNAAGFRDAPASAPAFQRAERTLLSAFTGWPKLTAPKPGKRIFQLRTYESPSQVAHQHKIQMFNEAEIAIFIRSGLNPVFFGNTLIGSRMPNLTYMLTFPSLADLTEHWSKFSADPEWHELSHKLGNTDADIVSNISNLYLSPLPFSQI; the protein is encoded by the coding sequence ATGGAACGCCGCGCCTTCATGAAATCAGCCCTCGCCACCGCAGCAACAACCTCCTTCGCCTCCCCTCCGCAGCCGCAGCAGGAGTTCTACGAGCTCCGCAAATACACCCTCCGCAACGGCCCGCAGTTGGCCCTTGCGCAAGGCTACTTCGAGCGCGCCCTCATCCCCGCACTCAACCGCCTCGGCTGCTCCCCCATAGGAGCCTTCAAGCTCGACATCGGCCCCGAAACGCCAACGTATTATGTGCTCATCCCCTCAACCTCCGCCGAGCTCCTCATCTCCCTCGACACCCGCCTCGCCGCGGACCCTGAATACATCCGCAACGCTGCCGGCTTCCGCGACGCCCCCGCTTCAGCCCCAGCCTTCCAGCGCGCCGAACGCACCCTGCTCTCCGCCTTCACCGGATGGCCCAAACTCACGGCACCCAAGCCCGGCAAGCGCATCTTCCAGCTCCGCACCTATGAAAGCCCCAGCCAGGTCGCCCACCAGCACAAAATCCAGATGTTCAACGAAGCCGAGATCGCCATCTTCATCCGCAGCGGCCTCAACCCGGTCTTCTTCGGCAACACGCTCATCGGCTCGCGCATGCCCAACCTCACCTACATGCTCACCTTCCCCAGCCTCGCCGACCTCACCGAGCACTGGTCCAAGTTCTCCGCCGATCCCGAATGGCACGAGCTCTCCCACAAACTCGGCAACACCGACGCCGACATCGTCAGCAACATCTCCAACCTCTACCTCAGTCCACTACCGTTCTCGCAGATCTGA
- a CDS encoding tail fiber protein, which translates to MSDPYLGEIRMVSFQYAPYGWALCNGQTLPVAQNQALFSLLGVTYGGNGTTNFNLPDLQGRIPLHAGAGPGLPPYDIGQKGGVESMALTTAQLPPHTHAATFTPSGGGGTPTVNVSIQAGNQTAQASAPSTPYLAAGSAPSHVAASQPLYASSAGTNPHSLGGVSASISGLSPGGGTVTNSLTGNGQPFSIEPPYLAVYFIIALQGVFPTRG; encoded by the coding sequence ATGAGCGATCCGTATCTCGGTGAAATCCGAATGGTCAGTTTTCAGTATGCCCCGTACGGCTGGGCCTTGTGTAATGGGCAGACTCTGCCCGTTGCACAAAACCAGGCGCTGTTTTCGCTGCTTGGCGTTACCTATGGAGGAAATGGCACCACTAATTTCAATCTGCCCGATCTGCAAGGGCGCATTCCCCTTCATGCGGGTGCCGGTCCCGGATTGCCGCCGTATGACATCGGCCAAAAGGGCGGCGTCGAATCCATGGCGCTCACCACGGCCCAGTTGCCGCCACACACGCACGCGGCGACTTTCACGCCCTCCGGCGGAGGGGGAACGCCCACGGTGAATGTCAGCATTCAGGCCGGGAATCAGACGGCTCAGGCTTCGGCTCCTTCCACTCCTTATCTGGCGGCAGGCAGTGCGCCCAGTCATGTGGCTGCCAGCCAGCCCCTCTACGCTTCCAGTGCCGGCACCAATCCGCACAGTCTTGGGGGTGTTTCAGCATCGATCTCGGGTCTTTCTCCCGGAGGTGGCACAGTCACGAACTCTCTGACCGGCAACGGGCAGCCCTTCAGCATCGAGCCGCCCTATCTGGCGGTGTACTTCATCATCGCTCTTCAGGGTGTCTTCCCCACGCGGGGGTAA
- a CDS encoding tetratricopeptide repeat protein: MVGVLVLLAVMAAYANSFENAFHFDDFHTVTDNPAVRSMGNVPRFFTDATLFSVLPANRTYRPAVSASLAFDYALGHGYVPFWFHLSTFVWFVILLGCLFLLYEDILQRTEPSSATPWLALGTVAWFGLHPAMAETVNYVIQRGDVYCTLGCVAALVVWIRWPRLRRWGLYLLPFVVALLSKPPAAVFPVLLMAYVWFFEAGEGVGRGRKSAVAMLPSLAVTVAGLWLQSAMTPKSFAPSILSPWAYRLTQPYVWLRYFGELFLPVHLNVDSDLQPFGGLNARALAGLVFTALLLVAIWWSARKKRLYPVAFGLIWFVVTQIPTSVYALSEVENDHRMFFSFPGLMLAVVWTAWLALERVFGPEKLPRVRTVGVVCVVLLLAAYAHGVMLRNQVWHTEESLWRDNVVKSPHNGRGLMIYGLTQMNKGAYAEALEYFTRALRYTPNYPTLEINLGVVYGAMGRQAQAEQHFERAALLGPKDDQTHAFYGRWLLAQGRIAEAVVQERAAVALDPARPMNHDLLLMALQQAGDEAAMRQAAVETLRAVPGDTIALAMLRGRGMPASSAAAKINASLTAYRTGEYAKAIAEAQQALALDPRSALAYNNIGAAYGAMARWDDAIANVNKALVLDPTLQIAKNNLTLYEQKKQARAGTEPMTAAEWINRSLALNQAGNFEASLQAAQQALTLDMHSAEAWNNIAAANEAMHRWDDAIAAAKKAIALKPDFQLAKNNLAWSESQKKLEQH, translated from the coding sequence ATGGTGGGCGTACTGGTGTTGCTGGCGGTCATGGCAGCCTATGCGAACTCGTTTGAAAATGCGTTTCATTTCGACGACTTTCACACCGTTACCGACAACCCCGCGGTGCGGAGCATGGGCAATGTGCCGCGTTTTTTTACTGACGCCACCCTGTTCAGCGTGCTTCCCGCCAATCGCACGTATAGGCCGGCGGTCTCGGCTTCGCTGGCGTTCGATTATGCGCTGGGGCATGGGTATGTCCCGTTCTGGTTCCACCTGAGCACGTTCGTGTGGTTCGTGATTCTGCTGGGCTGTTTGTTTCTGCTGTATGAAGACATACTGCAAAGGACGGAACCTTCGTCTGCCACGCCCTGGCTGGCGTTGGGAACCGTGGCGTGGTTCGGGCTGCACCCGGCCATGGCCGAGACGGTGAATTATGTGATCCAGCGGGGCGACGTGTACTGCACGCTCGGCTGCGTGGCGGCGCTGGTGGTCTGGATACGCTGGCCGCGCCTGCGGCGATGGGGGCTGTATCTGCTGCCGTTCGTGGTGGCGTTGCTATCGAAGCCTCCGGCGGCGGTCTTCCCCGTGCTGCTGATGGCCTATGTGTGGTTCTTTGAGGCCGGTGAAGGAGTCGGGCGAGGGCGGAAGAGTGCCGTCGCGATGTTGCCTTCGCTGGCGGTAACGGTCGCCGGACTCTGGCTGCAGTCGGCCATGACTCCGAAAAGTTTCGCGCCATCGATTCTTTCACCGTGGGCTTACAGGCTGACGCAGCCTTACGTCTGGCTGCGGTACTTCGGTGAGCTGTTTCTTCCGGTGCACCTGAACGTGGACTCGGACCTGCAACCTTTCGGCGGACTGAATGCGCGGGCGCTGGCCGGTCTGGTGTTTACGGCGCTGCTGCTGGTGGCGATCTGGTGGTCGGCGCGGAAAAAGCGGTTGTATCCGGTTGCGTTCGGGCTGATCTGGTTTGTGGTGACGCAAATTCCCACCTCTGTCTATGCGCTGTCGGAGGTGGAGAACGATCACCGCATGTTCTTCTCATTTCCGGGGCTGATGCTTGCTGTGGTGTGGACGGCCTGGCTGGCGCTGGAGCGCGTCTTTGGGCCCGAGAAGCTGCCGCGGGTGCGCACGGTCGGCGTGGTCTGCGTGGTGTTGCTGCTGGCTGCGTATGCCCATGGCGTCATGCTGCGCAACCAGGTATGGCATACGGAGGAGTCGCTGTGGCGGGACAACGTGGTGAAGTCTCCGCACAACGGCCGCGGACTGATGATCTATGGCCTGACGCAGATGAACAAAGGCGCGTATGCGGAAGCACTGGAATACTTCACGCGCGCTCTGCGCTACACGCCGAACTATCCGACACTGGAGATAAACCTGGGAGTGGTGTACGGCGCCATGGGACGGCAGGCGCAGGCGGAACAGCACTTTGAACGGGCAGCGCTGCTGGGACCGAAGGATGACCAGACGCATGCGTTCTATGGACGCTGGCTGCTGGCGCAGGGGCGAATCGCGGAGGCCGTGGTGCAGGAGCGCGCAGCCGTGGCTCTGGACCCGGCGCGTCCAATGAATCACGATCTGCTGTTGATGGCGCTGCAGCAGGCAGGGGATGAAGCGGCGATGCGTCAGGCGGCTGTCGAAACGCTGCGTGCTGTTCCCGGAGATACAATCGCGCTCGCCATGCTGCGGGGCCGAGGGATGCCGGCATCATCGGCAGCGGCAAAGATCAATGCGTCGCTCACTGCGTATCGGACCGGTGAGTATGCGAAGGCGATAGCCGAAGCGCAGCAGGCGTTGGCCCTCGATCCCAGGTCGGCACTGGCGTACAACAACATCGGCGCGGCGTATGGCGCGATGGCCCGATGGGACGACGCGATTGCGAATGTGAACAAGGCGCTGGTGCTCGACCCCACCTTGCAGATCGCGAAGAACAATCTGACGCTCTATGAGCAGAAGAAGCAGGCGCGGGCCGGGACCGAGCCGATGACGGCGGCGGAGTGGATCAACCGCTCGCTGGCGTTGAACCAGGCCGGGAATTTCGAGGCGAGCCTGCAGGCGGCCCAGCAGGCGCTGACGCTGGATATGCATTCGGCCGAGGCTTGGAATAACATCGCAGCCGCGAATGAGGCGATGCATCGCTGGGACGATGCGATTGCAGCGGCGAAGAAAGCAATTGCGCTGAAACCGGACTTCCAACTGGCGAAGAACAACCTCGCGTGGTCGGAATCGCAGAAGAAGCTGGAGCAACATTAG
- a CDS encoding PilT/PilU family type 4a pilus ATPase yields MAGFENDLSELVYELNRSTTVVKSHDRTRLDALLKQAAEQRASDVVLVVGAAVTLRINGQLAVVAGKTLTDDDIRELLLPLLSSGQVKELEANRSIDFCFVRPGLGRFRANLHYQRGTLAASLRVLPPQVPTMESLHLPGVLTRLSERRQGLILLTGPTGSGKTSTMAALIDMINARRREHIITIEDPVEYQHANRNSIVEQVEVGHDTPSFGHAVRAVLRQNPDVILIGEMRDAETMSAALTAAETGHLVLSSLHTNDAAQTMSRILDSFPESNQAQIRQQLSLALLAVIAQQLVPAMDGAGRYPAVEIMLGTPAIRNLIRTGNDHQIRSQIQTGGADGMTTMDQSLAELVRARRISKETALAHCYHPDELRSLLGRLG; encoded by the coding sequence ATGGCGGGGTTTGAGAACGATCTGTCGGAACTGGTGTATGAGCTGAACCGTTCGACGACGGTGGTGAAGAGCCATGACCGTACGCGGCTAGATGCGTTGCTGAAACAGGCGGCGGAGCAGCGGGCGTCCGACGTGGTGCTGGTGGTGGGGGCGGCGGTGACTCTGCGCATCAATGGACAGCTAGCCGTGGTGGCGGGCAAGACGCTGACGGACGATGATATCCGCGAGTTGCTGCTGCCGCTGTTGAGCAGCGGGCAGGTGAAGGAGCTGGAGGCCAACCGGTCGATTGATTTTTGCTTTGTGCGGCCGGGGCTCGGGCGGTTTCGGGCGAACCTGCACTATCAGCGCGGGACGCTGGCGGCGAGCCTGCGGGTGCTGCCGCCGCAGGTGCCGACGATGGAGTCACTGCATCTGCCAGGAGTGCTGACGCGGCTTTCGGAGCGGCGGCAGGGACTGATCCTGCTGACAGGGCCGACGGGGAGCGGGAAGACGTCGACGATGGCGGCGCTGATCGACATGATCAATGCGCGGCGGCGGGAGCACATCATCACGATTGAAGACCCGGTGGAGTATCAGCATGCGAACCGGAACTCGATTGTGGAGCAGGTGGAGGTGGGGCACGATACGCCGAGCTTTGGGCATGCGGTGCGGGCGGTGCTGCGGCAGAATCCGGATGTGATTCTGATTGGCGAGATGCGTGATGCGGAGACGATGAGCGCTGCACTGACGGCGGCGGAGACGGGGCACCTGGTGCTATCGAGTTTGCATACGAACGATGCAGCGCAGACGATGTCGCGGATTCTGGACAGCTTTCCGGAGAGCAACCAGGCGCAGATACGGCAGCAGCTCTCGCTGGCGCTGCTGGCGGTGATTGCGCAACAACTGGTTCCGGCGATGGATGGCGCGGGGCGGTATCCGGCGGTGGAGATCATGCTGGGCACGCCGGCGATTCGGAACCTGATACGGACGGGCAACGACCATCAGATCCGGTCGCAGATACAGACGGGCGGCGCGGATGGAATGACTACGATGGACCAGTCGCTGGCGGAGCTGGTGCGGGCGCGGCGGATCTCGAAAGAGACGGCGCTGGCGCATTGCTATCACCCTGATGAGTTGCGGTCGTTACTGGGCCGACTCGGGTGA
- a CDS encoding DNRLRE domain-containing protein, giving the protein MKPSAAFRLLSILGASLFAVAVAHGADLALTADANTSALRPNANFGYLSNLYVDSNSTTFIQFDLSGLPAGITASQVSKATVTLFVNRITSTGQIAVSPVTSAWTESGITYDNSPSIGSALTTFSPGASGVFITLDVTSLVQGWVTNPGTNHGIALSSSSGASAVFDSKENDQTSHQADLNVTITSMGATGATGAMGATGSQGIPGLPGATGAQGNQGAPGVAGVTGATGVAGVTGAVGATGATGAQGTTGIAGVTGATGTTGAVGVTGATGATGMTGSQGATGIVGSTGSTGATGVTGATGMTGATGATGIEGSTGSTGAVGSTGATGATGATGATGMTYMGSYDGSVTYSGADVVLYNNQLYYAIQASPFSAVLPTNSAYWTILLPQGATGATGADGISVTGATGATGPSGSTGAIGATGSTGQAGVDGTGSNLSPWGGTIADGTMLSSSSTKVSYVTATDPMSLTLPPATLAGQEIKIVDPYQSSSSSGFTVNAASGDVIYDPWLGLGNAPQTSVLEFNAIDLISDGNHHWYVYFGGSPT; this is encoded by the coding sequence TTGAAACCTTCTGCCGCGTTTCGCCTGCTTTCCATTCTGGGCGCGTCATTGTTCGCTGTAGCCGTCGCACATGGTGCCGATCTCGCCCTCACTGCCGATGCGAACACCAGCGCCCTGCGGCCCAATGCGAACTTCGGTTACCTGTCCAACCTGTACGTGGACAGCAACAGCACGACCTTCATCCAGTTCGATCTCTCCGGCCTGCCTGCGGGCATTACGGCCAGCCAGGTGTCCAAGGCCACGGTGACGCTCTTCGTCAACCGCATCACGTCCACCGGCCAGATCGCGGTTTCGCCCGTAACGTCGGCCTGGACCGAGTCCGGCATCACCTACGACAATTCGCCCAGCATCGGCTCCGCCCTCACGACGTTTTCGCCGGGAGCGTCGGGCGTCTTCATCACGCTGGATGTCACCAGCCTCGTCCAGGGCTGGGTCACGAACCCCGGCACCAACCACGGCATCGCCCTGTCCTCGTCTTCCGGAGCCAGCGCCGTCTTCGACAGTAAGGAAAATGACCAGACCAGCCACCAGGCCGATCTCAACGTGACCATCACCTCGATGGGCGCGACCGGAGCCACGGGAGCTATGGGCGCTACAGGTTCGCAGGGGATTCCGGGTTTACCGGGAGCCACAGGCGCACAGGGAAATCAGGGTGCGCCGGGCGTTGCGGGTGTCACAGGGGCTACTGGCGTTGCAGGTGTCACGGGGGCCGTAGGTGCTACGGGTGCTACGGGCGCGCAAGGAACCACTGGCATTGCGGGTGTAACCGGCGCGACGGGTACCACCGGCGCTGTCGGCGTGACGGGAGCCACCGGTGCCACAGGTATGACAGGTTCGCAGGGCGCTACTGGAATCGTGGGCTCTACAGGGAGCACAGGAGCCACGGGTGTGACGGGCGCGACGGGTATGACAGGTGCCACGGGGGCTACAGGCATAGAGGGCTCGACGGGGAGCACGGGAGCGGTGGGAAGCACGGGAGCTACGGGTGCCACGGGGGCTACGGGCGCCACGGGCATGACCTACATGGGCTCCTATGACGGTTCCGTCACCTATTCTGGGGCCGACGTCGTTCTCTATAACAACCAGCTCTATTACGCCATCCAGGCGAGCCCGTTTTCCGCTGTTCTTCCCACCAATAGCGCCTACTGGACCATTCTCCTCCCGCAGGGAGCCACCGGCGCTACAGGTGCCGATGGCATAAGCGTGACGGGGGCAACAGGAGCTACAGGTCCTTCCGGTAGCACCGGTGCCATCGGTGCTACCGGTTCCACCGGCCAGGCGGGCGTCGATGGCACAGGTAGTAATCTGTCGCCATGGGGCGGGACCATCGCCGATGGCACCATGCTTTCGTCCTCTTCGACGAAAGTTTCCTACGTGACGGCGACGGACCCCATGAGCCTCACCCTGCCTCCGGCTACTCTCGCGGGGCAGGAAATCAAGATCGTCGATCCCTATCAATCCTCCAGTTCGAGCGGATTCACCGTGAACGCCGCCTCTGGCGATGTGATCTATGATCCCTGGCTTGGATTGGGGAACGCTCCTCAGACTTCAGTGCTGGAATTTAACGCCATTGACCTCATCAGTGATGGAAACCACCACTGGTATGTCTACTTTGGCGGCTCGCCCACATAA
- a CDS encoding bifunctional glycosyltransferase family 2/GtrA family protein: MSLQIPPEPDSLRRIAVLIPAWQPAPILPTLAEALRAAGIGHVLVVDDGSDPDLQPLFDQLARTGVTVLRHAVNLGKGRALKTGFNHLLLHRPDLLGVVTADADGQHTVEDILSVARALVLSAGRPVLGVRAFSGDVPFRSRLGNTLTRSIFTFVTGVRLADTQTGLRGLPPTALSGLMTLDGERYEYEMTVLAHLCRDGSKPLQVPIRTVYIDANRSSHFNPVWDSMRIYFVLARFYLSSLLAAAVDFAGFSIAFAATQNLAVSVATGRLSSLVNFTLNRRFVFRNRGPVTAAIWRYYALVAVIACLSYGLIYALTYRLGWNVFLAKVLVESALSLVSFSIQRTFIFRRSEAV, from the coding sequence ATGTCCTTGCAAATTCCGCCGGAGCCCGATTCGCTGCGCCGTATCGCCGTGCTCATTCCAGCATGGCAGCCCGCGCCCATTCTTCCGACGCTCGCGGAAGCTCTCCGTGCTGCCGGCATCGGCCATGTTCTGGTCGTCGACGACGGCAGCGACCCCGACCTCCAGCCTCTGTTCGACCAACTTGCGCGAACCGGCGTCACCGTCCTTCGCCACGCTGTAAACCTTGGCAAAGGCCGCGCCCTCAAGACCGGCTTCAATCACCTGCTGCTCCATCGCCCCGATCTCCTCGGCGTCGTCACCGCCGATGCCGACGGCCAGCACACCGTCGAAGACATTCTCAGCGTTGCCCGCGCGCTCGTTCTCAGCGCAGGCCGTCCTGTGCTCGGCGTGCGCGCTTTTTCAGGCGATGTGCCCTTCCGCAGCCGTCTGGGCAATACGCTCACGCGTTCCATCTTCACGTTCGTCACCGGGGTCAGACTCGCCGACACGCAGACCGGCCTGCGCGGGCTTCCGCCAACGGCTCTGTCCGGCCTGATGACGCTCGACGGCGAACGGTACGAGTACGAGATGACCGTGCTCGCGCATCTTTGCCGCGATGGCTCCAAACCCCTGCAGGTGCCTATCCGCACGGTTTACATCGACGCCAATCGCTCGTCCCACTTCAATCCGGTGTGGGATTCGATGCGCATCTACTTCGTGCTGGCGCGCTTCTATCTCTCGTCACTGCTGGCTGCGGCAGTTGACTTCGCCGGCTTCAGCATTGCCTTTGCCGCCACGCAAAACCTGGCCGTCAGCGTTGCCACGGGCCGACTCAGTTCGCTGGTCAACTTCACCCTGAACCGCCGCTTCGTCTTCCGCAACCGGGGCCCGGTCACTGCCGCTATCTGGCGCTACTATGCGCTGGTGGCTGTGATTGCGTGCCTGAGCTACGGCTTGATCTATGCGCTCACGTACCGGCTCGGCTGGAACGTCTTCCTCGCCAAAGTGCTGGTCGAATCCGCGCTCAGCCTGGTCAGCTTCTCCATCCAGCGCACCTTCATCTTTCGCCGTTCGGAGGCCGTGTGA
- a CDS encoding oxidoreductase — MKTNWTTRDIPSQQGRRVLITGANSGIGFHTALELARQGAEIILPARSLAKSEDAIARIRAEVPNAKLIAETLDLADLSSVHAFAARIVLRFPGQSLDLLINNAGVMAIPQREITPDGYERQFATNYLGPFALTALLYNSIRQQLGSRIVIVSSTASKFGKIDFSNLQSERRYSPMWQCYAQSKLADSIFALELQRRLTAINSPIITTAAHPGYAITNLQTSGPGEGSFMMNLMSMVLKPILSHDALHGALPTLYAAVDPNAQPSGYYGPNGFQELKGNPAPAKIAPAAQDPIVAAKLWAVSEQLTGVPFNIHA; from the coding sequence ATGAAGACGAACTGGACCACCCGAGACATCCCGTCACAGCAAGGCCGCCGCGTTCTCATCACCGGAGCCAACAGCGGCATCGGCTTCCACACCGCTCTCGAGCTCGCGCGGCAAGGCGCTGAGATTATTCTCCCCGCCCGCTCACTCGCTAAATCCGAAGACGCCATCGCCCGCATCCGTGCCGAAGTCCCCAATGCAAAGCTCATTGCGGAAACCCTCGACCTCGCCGACCTCAGCAGCGTCCACGCCTTCGCCGCTCGCATCGTCCTGCGTTTTCCCGGTCAGTCACTCGATCTCCTCATCAACAACGCCGGCGTCATGGCCATCCCACAGCGCGAGATCACTCCCGACGGCTACGAGCGCCAGTTCGCCACCAACTACCTTGGCCCCTTCGCGCTTACGGCGCTGCTCTACAACTCCATCAGGCAACAGCTCGGCTCGCGCATCGTCATCGTCTCCAGCACTGCCAGCAAGTTTGGCAAAATCGACTTCAGCAATCTGCAGTCCGAGCGCCGTTATAGCCCCATGTGGCAGTGCTACGCGCAGTCCAAGCTCGCCGACTCCATCTTTGCGCTTGAGCTGCAGCGCCGACTCACCGCCATCAACTCGCCAATCATCACTACCGCCGCGCATCCTGGCTACGCCATCACGAACCTGCAGACCAGCGGCCCTGGCGAAGGCTCCTTCATGATGAATCTGATGAGCATGGTACTGAAGCCCATCCTCTCGCACGACGCTCTGCACGGCGCGCTGCCCACGCTCTACGCAGCAGTCGATCCCAACGCGCAGCCCAGCGGCTACTACGGTCCCAACGGCTTCCAGGAGCTCAAAGGCAATCCTGCCCCTGCAAAGATCGCACCCGCTGCACAGGACCCCATCGTCGCCGCAAAGCTATGGGCAGTCTCCGAGCAACTCACCGGCGTCCCCTTCAACATCCACGCCTGA
- a CDS encoding DUF2199 domain-containing protein produces the protein MAGDVAGEFLCSICGERHALSLSYSVKAPKPAGEVSAAEQAARVEMTKDQCVIDGSKFYLRGRIPIPVHGLEEPFIWGVWAEVSPKTYLRADAMWKVEGRENEPVFTGYLATEMPVYGNTIDLEVDVQTQRVGRRPHFFVQDPLHPIAVEQREGISLGRVQEIAEMVLHPGRP, from the coding sequence ATGGCTGGTGACGTGGCGGGTGAGTTTCTGTGCAGTATCTGTGGCGAGCGACATGCGTTGTCGCTGAGTTATAGCGTGAAGGCCCCGAAGCCCGCAGGCGAGGTTTCGGCGGCGGAACAGGCAGCTCGCGTGGAGATGACCAAGGACCAGTGCGTGATTGACGGTTCGAAGTTTTATCTGCGTGGGCGGATTCCGATTCCGGTGCATGGGCTGGAAGAGCCGTTCATTTGGGGCGTGTGGGCAGAGGTGAGCCCGAAGACGTACCTGCGGGCCGATGCGATGTGGAAGGTGGAAGGACGCGAGAACGAGCCTGTGTTTACAGGGTACCTGGCGACGGAGATGCCGGTGTACGGCAACACGATCGACCTGGAAGTGGATGTGCAGACGCAGCGAGTGGGGCGGCGGCCGCACTTCTTTGTGCAGGACCCGCTGCATCCGATCGCGGTGGAACAGCGGGAGGGTATTTCGCTGGGACGCGTGCAGGAGATTGCGGAGATGGTGCTGCATCCGGGAAGGCCATAG
- a CDS encoding helix-turn-helix domain-containing protein, which produces MARKKSKIDWAEANEACEALGPEMDSLVRETVTRMAEKWTLWTLAVLAENGEPMRFSRVMEQVEGVSQKSLTKTLRQLERDGLVTRAVFAEVPPRVEYAVTELGLEMLEQVHPLWLWAVENLERFRVAQAKFDGR; this is translated from the coding sequence GTGGCACGAAAAAAATCGAAGATCGACTGGGCAGAGGCAAATGAAGCGTGCGAAGCGCTGGGGCCAGAGATGGACTCTCTGGTGCGCGAGACGGTGACACGCATGGCTGAGAAGTGGACACTGTGGACGCTCGCGGTGCTGGCGGAGAATGGCGAGCCGATGCGGTTTTCGCGGGTGATGGAGCAGGTGGAGGGAGTGAGCCAGAAATCGCTGACGAAGACGCTGCGGCAATTGGAGCGCGATGGGCTGGTGACTCGGGCGGTGTTTGCGGAGGTGCCTCCGCGGGTGGAGTATGCGGTGACGGAGTTGGGGCTGGAGATGCTGGAACAGGTGCATCCGCTTTGGCTATGGGCGGTGGAGAACCTGGAGAGGTTTCGGGTGGCGCAGGCTAAGTTTGATGGACGGTAG